The Apium graveolens cultivar Ventura chromosome 6, ASM990537v1, whole genome shotgun sequence genome contains a region encoding:
- the LOC141665590 gene encoding uncharacterized protein LOC141665590, which translates to MAINFLTVGIDKSRHGLLLEEIFEKRPKTLQAAFQIIEHRMMLQEAVSCIQSPRRSSKYERRRSYSPRSPARERRRERRRSPPPRTSDLPPRDRRERDWQSHNRSEKEFTKLNTEKMTILAVLKIEPDYRPPRPMKPGRPPSSRYCEYHEDTGHTTEQCFQLSNLIEGKIRRGQLVHYVQHDDEPRRHHRGEDDRVIDVIFGGVAAGGLSHNSRKIYAREVFNVNPSIAKRPRTNPSPVISFSDDDYRPGLIEGHQDALVITTRVGNNTVKKMLVDNGSSVDVLYHHAFSRMDIGDRRLENSRTPLYGFTGNEVHVVGTIDMPVLFGSPPCHIWKMVKFHVISASSSFNAILGRTTITALRAITSISHLKMKFPTDFGVGEMIGDQVTAR; encoded by the coding sequence ATGGCTATCAATTTCCTGACAGTCGGCATCGATAAGTCTAGGCATGGCCTTCTTTTAGAAGAGATCTTTGAAAAAAGGCCGAAAACTTTACAGGCCGCGTTCCAGATTATAGAACACCGCATGATGCTTCAAGAAGCGGTAAGCTGTATACAGTCTCCACGGAGGTCATCAAAATATGAACGACGCCGAAGCTACAGTCCACGTTCCCCCGCGAGGGAAAGGCGCCGAGAGCGCCGTAGGTCTCCCCCACCACGCACTTCGGACCTTCCCCCAAGGGATAGAAGGGAAAGAGATTGGCAATCCCATAATCGATCTGAAAAAGAGTTCACTAAACTCAACACCGAAAAAATGACAATTTTGGCGGTGTTAAAAATAGAACCGGATTATCGCCCTCCAAGACCCATGAAACCAGGAAGACCCCCAAGCTCCAGATATTGTGAATATCATGAAGACACTGGCCATACAACGGAGCAATGTTTTCAGCTTAGCAACCTCATCGAAGGAAAAATTCGTCGAGGACAACTAGTCCATTATGTGCAACACGATGATGAACCCAGACGCCACCATCGAGGCGAAGACGATCGAGTAATCGACGTTATTTTTGGTGGCGTAGCCGCCGGAGGTCTGTCCCACAACTCTCGTAAGATTTATGCTCGAGAAGTCTTTAATGTCAATCCCTCGATAGCTAAACGCCCTCGAACGAATCCCTCCCCAGTCATCTCTTTCTCCGATGATGATTATCGTCCCGGTCTCATCGAAGGCCATCAAGATGCTCTTGTCATCACAACACGTGTGGGAAACAACACGGTTAAGAAAATGCTGGTCGATAATGGTAGCTCTGTCGACGTGTTATATCATCACGCTTTTTCCCGAATGGACATAGGAGATAGAAGACTTGAGAACTCCCGAACCCCGTTATACGGGTTTACAGGCAATGAGGTTCACGTGGTAGGAACCATCGACATGCCAGTACTTTTCGGTTCCCCACCCTGTCATATTTGGAAAATGGTCAAATTCCATGTGATTAGTGCTTCCTCAAGCTTTAACGCTATTTTGGGACGAACAACGATCACCGCACTCCGAGCTATAACATCTATCTCCCACTTAAAAATGAAATTCCCCACAGATTTCGGCGTGGGAGAAATGATTGGTGATCAGGTAACAGCAAGATAA